The genomic interval CAAATTTCAGGGCCGGTGCTTTCGTAATGTGCTGCCCGGTTGCTCAGGTTGTCGTATTGAAAGGGGTAAAAGCTATTCGGGATTTCGCGAGCTAAGCGCTCTGCAACTTTGTAGTAGGAACGTTCGTCCTCTGGAGTCACATCCGTAGGGCAAACCACCACTTCAGCGCCCATCGCCTTTAGGACATCCATCTTTTCCTTGCTCTGCTTATCGCTCATGGTACAAATCAACTTGTACCCTTTTATCACGGCCGCAAGGGCAAGCCCCATTCCCGTATTCCCTGAAGTACATTCAATGATGGTTCCTCCAGGGGTGATTTTACCTTCCGCTTCCGCGTCTTCAATCATCTTCAAGGCCATTCGGTCCTTCACCGAATGCCCAGGATTGAAGTATTCCACCTTTCCCAAGAGGGTTCCTGGAATTCCGTATTTCTTGGCAATGCGATCCATGCGGATCATAGGAGTGTCACCAATGGTATCGAGGATGCTGTCGTAAATCATGCCGCGCTTTTCGTTGTGCTGTAGTTGGCGGCAAAGGTACCCATTCTTGGGCGGATTAGCGAGGCCCTACGGGCCGATGATTAATCAAATCGGAGGGCTCGCGCTGGGGGTATCCGAGTGACTAGGTAGGAGGGGAGGATCAGAACAATCAAGCACAAAACAAGTGTTCCCAAATTGATGGCGCTCCATTGCCATAAGTGCAGCGCCACCGGGGCTTCACTGACGTAGTAGGTGCTTTCATCGAGGGTCACCAATCCGAATTGATCCTGAAGCAACAAAAGACCGCCGCCGATGAGGTTCCCCCAGAAGAGTCCCCATCCGATGAGATAGAACGCATCGTAGAGAAATATCCGTCGAATGCTCCAATTTCGAGCCCCTAGTGCTTTCATGGTACCGACGAAAGGAGTCCGCTCCAATATTAATATCAGCAGGGCCGTGGACATGTTTATCGCCGCAACGGCCACCATGATGGCCAATACAATGAAGATGTTTAAATCAAAAAGGGCTAGCCATTCAAAAATCTGAGGGCTTTTTTGCTTGGCCGTTCGTGCAATGAGGTTGTAGTCGATGAGTGCATTTACTTGAGCGCCTATCATCACCAAATTGTCGAACTCGTCAATGAGCACTTCAAATCCACCCACCTGATCGGTTCCCCAGTCGTTGAGGTTTTGAATATCACTCAACCGTCCCATCACATACAGCTGATCGTATTCCTCAAGATCTGTTTTGTAGATTCCGCTGACCGTGAAAGGCAATCTCCGCGGATTTTTGGGCGGTGGTTGCACAAAGTAGAGCAGGACTCTGGATCCCGTTTCTAAGTTCAGTCTGCGCGCGAAATAATCGCTGACGAGAATTTCTCGATTCGATGTATCAGAAAGACTCGGGAATCGGCCTTCATTCAAGTAGGGGAGAAAGGGGGTCCAATCGTATTCTTCTCCGAGTCCTTTGAGCACAATACCCTCGAAATCATCACGAGTCTTCATGACGCCAGCCTTCGTGGCATAGCTTTGGATGCGGTTTACTCCAGGAAGCTCTTGGACTTCTTTAATCCAATCGGCTTCCGCCTCAATTGGAATGGGCTCAAAGCTCGAGTTCTGGTCGAAGTTGGTGATTTGGATGTGCCCGGTGAAACCGATTACTTTGTCGCGGATCTTGGATTTCAGCCCTGTTCCAACCGAAACGGCAATCAACATTACCGCAAAGCTTAAGGCAACGGCGATAATGGCCACCCGAATAATTGGACCGCTGATACTGCGATCACTTGCTTCGGCTTTCGAAAGTCGACGCGCTATAAACCACTCAAACCGCATATGCATGCACGAATTAATGCGCGCTAAAGGTATAAAATTGACGTTCCTCGGCCTTCTATTGAGCCTTTTGGGACAGGGCCAAGTCAAAACTGGCGCTGAACAATTGAACCGTTACCGTCCTCTGTTGTACGGCAAATCCGTCGCTGTCGTCGCAAACCCCACTTCAATCGTTGGCGATCAGCACCTCATTGATACCCTTCTTAGCCTAGGTGTGGATGTCCAGAAAGTCTTTGCCCTAGAGCACGGTTTCAGAGGTGATGTTCCAGATGGCGAAAAAATAGCGGACGGGAAAGACCCCAAAACGGGACTTCCGGTCATCAGCTTATACGGTAGCCACAAAAAACCCATCAAGGAGGACATGGAAGGGATTGACGTCGTCGTCTTCGATATTCAGGATGTAGGTGTGCGCTTCTACACCTTCGTCAGTTCCATGAGCTACATCATGGAAGCGTGCGCGGATTTTGATGTTGACTTTTTGATTCTAGATCGTCCTAATCCCAATGGTTTTTATGTGGATGGCCCCATGAACCACCTACCGGAGCCTTCCTTCATTGGCTTGCATCCCATTCCCGTGGCACATGGTTTGACTTTGGGTGAGTATGCTCGGATGGCTATTGGCGAAGGATGGCTTCAAACGGAGAATGAGCTCGACTTCAAAGTTGTGCCTTGCTCCGGATATGACCACAATACGAGATACGCTCTTCCCGTCAATCCATCACCCAATTTGCGCTCTATGTCGGCAGTCTATCTCTATCCTTCTCTTTGCTTCTTTGAAGGGACCAGTGTGAGCATCGGGCGAGGAACAGAGAAGCCTTTTGAGGTAGTGGGCGCCCCCTGGATGCCCCCAGGTACAACCAGCTTTACGCCGAAAGCAGGATTCGGATCCTATCACCCAAAGCACGAAGGCCAATTGTGTCAGGGCTTTGATTTGACCACTTTTGGAAGAGATTTTATTCCTGCAAATGGGCAAATCAACCTTTTTTGGCTGCTCGATGCGTATCGTCTCTGCCCGGAAGGTGAGGAGTTTTTTGCGAGGCCGAACTACTTCGATCTTCTTGCCGGCGGTCCAACACTTAGGGAACAGATTATTGCAGGACGGACAGAGGAGGAGATTCGAGAGGCTTGGGAGAAAGAGCTACTTCAGTTTAAATTCAAACGGAAAAAGTATTTGCTTTATCCTGATTTTGAATAGAACTTCGTGCAACTTTTACTGTTAGTAGAAAAAACAACAGATTATGTCCATCTACGAGTTCTCGACGAAAAAATCCACTGGCGAAGAGATTTCTATGGGGGATTTCAAGGGTAAAACACTCTTGGTCGTCAACACAGCATCCGAGTGTGGCCTCACTCCACAGTTCAAGGGACTGGAGGAACTCCACGACAAATACGGAAAAGATGGGCTGCAAATCATCGGATTTCCATGCAATCAATTCGCGAGTCAAGAGCCGCTGACCAATGAGGAGATGGCCAATATCTGCGAATTGAATTACGGTGTCACCTTTCCGCTGACCCAAAAGGTCAAAGTGAACGGAAAAGATGCTGATCCTATCTTCAAATACTTGAAAAAGGCCTTACCGGGAACCTTAGGAAATGCTGTGAAATGGAATTTCACCAAGTTTTTGATCGGCCCGGACGGCACGCCCATTAAGAGATACGCTCCCACAACAACACCGGAAGCGATTGAGTCGGATATCGCGGAACACTTGCCTTAAGACTCCCGACTTGACTTACTGACTTTCTCTCTCTGTATCTTGGCCCAATCGCCAGAGTTGCGGTCGTCGTTATTGGGAATCGCATTTGGATACCCAAATAGTCGATAGCTCAACATTCGCGCCACCCGAGCTTTTTCACTGTGTGATCGCATGTAATTCAAGCTATTGTAGTCGTAAATGCTCTTGGCCTTGATAATTCCCAACGACTTGGGCATATGGTTCAAAGAAAAGCTGG from Cryomorphaceae bacterium carries:
- a CDS encoding pyridoxal-phosphate dependent enzyme; amino-acid sequence: MIYDSILDTIGDTPMIRMDRIAKKYGIPGTLLGKVEYFNPGHSVKDRMALKMIEDAEAEGKITPGGTIIECTSGNTGMGLALAAVIKGYKLICTMSDKQSKEKMDVLKAMGAEVVVCPTDVTPEDERSYYKVAERLAREIPNSFYPFQYDNLSNRAAHYESTGPEIWEQTEGKVTHFVVGVGTGGTVSGTSRYLKEQNPDVQTLGVDSYGSVFKKYHETGEFDENEIYSYITEGIGEDILPKNVDFSLIDHFEKVGDKEGALMCRELAQTEGFFLGYSCGSAMQAVVQMKDRFDEDSVIVVLFHDHGSRYVGKVYNDDWMKEQGFIDA
- a CDS encoding ABC transporter permease, with product MRFEWFIARRLSKAEASDRSISGPIIRVAIIAVALSFAVMLIAVSVGTGLKSKIRDKVIGFTGHIQITNFDQNSSFEPIPIEAEADWIKEVQELPGVNRIQSYATKAGVMKTRDDFEGIVLKGLGEEYDWTPFLPYLNEGRFPSLSDTSNREILVSDYFARRLNLETGSRVLLYFVQPPPKNPRRLPFTVSGIYKTDLEEYDQLYVMGRLSDIQNLNDWGTDQVGGFEVLIDEFDNLVMIGAQVNALIDYNLIARTAKQKSPQIFEWLALFDLNIFIVLAIMVAVAAINMSTALLILILERTPFVGTMKALGARNWSIRRIFLYDAFYLIGWGLFWGNLIGGGLLLLQDQFGLVTLDESTYYVSEAPVALHLWQWSAINLGTLVLCLIVLILPSYLVTRIPPARALRFD
- a CDS encoding DUF1343 domain-containing protein; this translates as MRAKGIKLTFLGLLLSLLGQGQVKTGAEQLNRYRPLLYGKSVAVVANPTSIVGDQHLIDTLLSLGVDVQKVFALEHGFRGDVPDGEKIADGKDPKTGLPVISLYGSHKKPIKEDMEGIDVVVFDIQDVGVRFYTFVSSMSYIMEACADFDVDFLILDRPNPNGFYVDGPMNHLPEPSFIGLHPIPVAHGLTLGEYARMAIGEGWLQTENELDFKVVPCSGYDHNTRYALPVNPSPNLRSMSAVYLYPSLCFFEGTSVSIGRGTEKPFEVVGAPWMPPGTTSFTPKAGFGSYHPKHEGQLCQGFDLTTFGRDFIPANGQINLFWLLDAYRLCPEGEEFFARPNYFDLLAGGPTLREQIIAGRTEEEIREAWEKELLQFKFKRKKYLLYPDFE
- a CDS encoding glutathione peroxidase translates to MSIYEFSTKKSTGEEISMGDFKGKTLLVVNTASECGLTPQFKGLEELHDKYGKDGLQIIGFPCNQFASQEPLTNEEMANICELNYGVTFPLTQKVKVNGKDADPIFKYLKKALPGTLGNAVKWNFTKFLIGPDGTPIKRYAPTTTPEAIESDIAEHLP